The sequence below is a genomic window from Deltaproteobacteria bacterium.
TAACTGAACAAAAGTACATTCATTCATTTGATTGCTGCACATGGAGACGGCAAGACACGCCAAGTCCCCTCAACCATCTCAAAGGCGTGTGGGGCAACTCTGCCAGCGACGTCTTTGCCGTAGGCGTGAATGGCACCATTTTGCATTACAACGGTACCGCTTGGAGTTCCATGACCAGTGGTACAACAAGTACTCTGAACGGTGTATGGGGAAGTTCTGGAACCTTTGTTTTTTGCGTTGGGGCCAATGGCACGATCCTTCATTACAATGGTGCCGTTTGGACTTCCATGGACAGCGACACAACCAGTAACCTGAATGGTGTGTGGGGAAAGGCTGGTTTCGGCGTACTTGCCGTTGGTGATAATCAGAATACAATTACCCAATATACTGGTAGTAATTGGATTTCAAAGACGTTGCCTGGCGCGTGTTCCTCAACGGAGCTGTTTGGCATATGGGGGAGTGCCAGCGATGACATTTTTGCGGTAGGAAATCTTCGATCTTTTTTCCGGTCTGATGGCTATCATTGGAGTTGTAGTCAGCTCTACGGTGGGGATATGTACGGCATCTGGGGAAGTTCTGGATCGGATGTGTTTGCGGTCGGGGCCTATATAAATGAATTTTGGGACGACCACCCTATAGCCCATTATGACGGTTCTTCCTGGAGTGCCATGGCTAATGATACAACCAATGGCCTTTACGGGGTATGGGGCAGCTCTGCCAGCAACGTTTTTGCGGTAGGAGCAAATGGCACAATCCTGTATTACGATGGTAACGCCTGGAATTCCATTAGCAGCGATACAACCAATACATTGAGGGCAGTTTGGGGAAGCTCGGACACTGATGTTTTTGCCGTAGGCAATAATGGTACGATCATCCACTATGGCCCGCCTATAAGTTTGTATGTTGACATCGAGGAACAATGTGGTGGTTTAGCCCCCTGCTACCCTACAATCCAGGCAGCTATAAATGCGGCAAAGAATTGGGACGCGATAAAGGTTAAAGAGGGGAACTATAAAGAATTCCCGACAAACGCTATGCCGGTGACGGTGACTATCAGCGGGGGCTGGAATAATACCTTTACAGAACGAACTGGGACAACTGAGATATATGCCCCGCGTGCAACAGGAGGAGGGACCTTGAAGGTGCAGCCGAACATCAAGGTAGTTGCACCACAGTAGGAAAAATGTGCGACACCTCCCCGCCAGTTTTGTTCATTAGCCCGATTATTCTGAGACAGCAAGCAAGGAATCCGGGCTACTTGAGTGCATACATGGCTTTGATAATACAGGGTTTTCTCAACCTGGCGTATAGCCAGGATCTCCGCTGCCAGCATGAAGGGTGTAAGCGCCGCCACAGATCCAAACAATCTCTTGATATTTAACCTCGATATCTGCTATCAAAAAATAAGAGGCTGACAGGTTATTTCCACTTATGACGCCTTCTCCCCGAGGGATGAAATAGAGGACGGGAAAGGCGTGACAAATGGTGCGCTTTAGCTGAGGCGCTGGGAAATCAAAATATCCTGTCGGGCCTCTTTTTTTTGGCCTCTATGCCATTTTGCCTGTCTTACCGGGTCCGCCCAACTTATTCAATATCTCGCCGATGGCTTTGCGAAACCCGTATCCGCCGATCATGGCGCCGAGCGCTATAATCCCGTCCCCGATGGCGTCAAGGGAGGGCTCAGCGGCAAAATAGGACAAAGCCTTTGCGGCAAATCCGAGGCCTGCTGTGACCGCCCCGGCAATGCTCTTCCATCCCAGATTCATGAAGGCCTCCTTCTTAACCTGCTTGGATTTTCGATATAAATCAAACAGGGTCCATATGAATCTGAGGTTCATTTTTCAGCGTCATGCGGAAAGAGAAAGATACACGCCGCGTCAATGAACAGGCTGCAGGCCATTTTGACAGGTATGATATCGTCTCCGATTCAGACCTGAAAGCGGCAACTGCAAAACAGGAGACATTTTTTGGAGCTGCTACAGTTTCTGCTACAATCGGCAAAAATAACGAAAAAGAGGTTAACCACCCCAATGGCTAACCCCTTAATCTTACTGCGAAATGTGTGGTGCCGAGACCAGGAATTGAACCAGGGACACGGGGATTTTCAGTCCCCTGCTCTACCGACTGAGCTATCTCGGCAAGAACTTAATGGTGATGTATAACAAGAGATCATTATCAGGTCAAGAGCAATTTCAAGCTAAGAGATCTTTTTGTCGGTTTCTTCGATCTCCATATCCAGTTCCAGCGGTTCAATCTCCAATTCAAAGAAATCCGGCTCATCTTCCTCCGCTTTGCCCGGGGTCTCTTCTTCTTTATCCCAAGTCACACCCTCTGCCAGGGAAGGGTTATCCGGTTGCCTGTCGCTTTTTGTCGGCTCCATGGCCTCGCTTTCCCAGAAATTCCCTTTTTCGAGTTCCTCTTCTTCAGATATTGCCCTCTCCGGCTCAAAAAAAATCTCATTTTCTATTTCCATTTCAGGGCTGGATACTTCTGCTTCGGAGCGAAAAGACATCAGTTCCGGGGACTCATCGGAAAGCTCATCCAATGAAATGGTCAGTTCGTCTTCCGCCTCGTCCGCTTTCCCCACTGCGGGCGTTTCAGGCCCCTCCAATGGAGGGATGTGGTCAAACCGGAGCGGTTCAGGTGCCGCGTCGGAAAGGCTGTCGAGGGAAATCAATAGTTCCTCAGCATCTTCCGCGGATGCCGCGGATGGCCGAATACGCGTCTCAATCGCTGGGACTTCGGCATCACCGGTCAACACGCCCAAAAGGGATAGAGGTCTAGGCTTGAAGGACGGAAAATTCATCAGGTCTCTCTCATGAGAGAGGTCATTTCCACATTTCGGGCAGGCCTGATTGTAATCAAAACTTATAAAATTGCACTTCGGGCATTTCATCGGCGTCTCCTTACAACTGCTCGGCCTTCATGGAGTACTGATGCTGTCAGCCGCGGGCATCTCGGGGTCGGATGTCTCATTGCATTTTTTCAATGCATTTCTCGCCAGCCAGTCACATCGCTCGTTTTCCGGATGCCCCTGGTGTCCCCGCACCCACTTCCATTCAATTTGATGCGGCCTGCTCAAATCCAGAATCTCCTCCCACAGATCTCTATTCAGGACCGGTTTTTTTTGAGAATTGACCCAATTTCGCCTGATCCATCCGGGTATCCACTCTGTCATACCCCGCATCACATATGTGGAATCGGTATACAGCGTGATCCTGCAAGGTCTCTTGAGCTGCCGGAGGGCCTCTATCACAGCCATCATTTCCATCCGGTTATTGGTGGTGTTCGAAGCGCACCCGGAGATCTCCTTGATAACATCGCCGTATCTGAGCAATGACCCGTACCCCCCTGGTCCGGGATTTCCACTGCACGCCCCGTCTGTGAAAATCTCAACGACCTTGTCTTTGTTTTCTGTCATTCTTGTCCAGAGGTTTCAACGGCCTGATATAAAAAGAATTCCTGAAACAGCCCTAGTTGCGACCCCCTCCTTTGGCCTCATGATGAAACTTGCAGACAAGTACGTCCAACATCACCGTAAAATCGATGTTTTCGACCAGGCAGCACTCAGGGACACTGATCCGTGTAGGGGAAAAGTTGAGGATGGCGTTTACATGGGCGTCCAAAAAAAAGTCTGCCACTTTCTGCGCTGCGGAGGCAGGTGTGGTGATGACGCCGATCTCCACATCCAGTTCCACGACAGCATCTCTCAATTCATCAATGTTCCTGATCTTCAATCCCGAGGGAAGCCTTTTTCCGATTTTATCCGGCGCATTGTCAAAGGCGGCCACGCACTTGAAGCCTCTCGCAGAGAAATTATGATGTTGAACAAGGGCGGATCCCAGTTTGCCTATTCCGACAATCCCCAGATTCCAATTGCGGTTGATGGCTAAAATATCTTTTATGTGGGCCTGCAGATCTATTACGTCATAGCCCACCCCCCGGATGCCGAATTCTCCAAAATATCCGAGGTCTTTCCTGACCTGGGCAGAGTTAACCTGGCACAGCCATGCCAATTTCTCAGAAGATACCACTCGGTATCCATCGAATTCAAGGAGTTCAAGCTGTCTGTAGTAGATGGAGAGTCTTGTAATTGTAGCTTTTGGAACTTTCTCTGATTTAGGCATTTCTCAGGCGCTCAATTTCATTTTCAATATAGATTTCAATACCCTGTACTCTTTAGGGGCCTGCAAACGACACGTCGGCCCAGCATATTTCATCACCCACCGCCCCTGGTCAGGGGGGGACTTTGTCAGGAAATGCATTATAGGATAACAGGCCGGACGATTCAAGGGGGTTTGCGGTGGTGCCCTCTTCAATTTCAAATTCTCTGAAACCAGCACGTTCAGATCATTGTCCCACCAAAATTATGATGACAACCTTTTTTCAATGCTATATAAATAACCCTTTGAAACTGTGTGGAAAATTTTGATCATCGTCTGGAGATTCGATTTTTGATGAAAACTTCTAACTCTCGGAAAAATAAAAAGCCTTCAACAGAAACCAGAGGCAGGGACCTGCAGGGTGCACCAAATGGTGCCATGACGGAGAATCTCTTATTGGCCTGTGATAAGGTGTCGAGCGAGCGCTACCAAGCCTTCATAGAAAATATTTCGGATGGGGTCTATGAGGTGGATACCCAAGGAAATTTTCTCTATTTCAACAATTCTCTCTGCAGGATGTTCGGCTACCCAAGGGAAGAAATCCAGTTCCAGAATTTCTCCAAATTCATGAACGAGGCATATTCAAACATCGCGGTTGAAACCTTTAAGAAACTCTATAAGACCGGCCGGGCCGTGTCCGACCTCACATGGGAATTCATCGACAAGAAAGGCGAACAAAGGATTGTTGAACTCTCCGCAAATCAGATTGTAGATGATAGTGGAAGGGTCATCGGTTTTCGAGGCATTGCGCGGGATGTGACCGGCAGGTTCAAAATTCAGAGAGCGCTCCAGGAATCTGAAAGACGCTACAAGATACTCCTCGACTTTGTCCCTCATCCGATTGTTGTGTTTTCACTCGACGGCCGCGTGTCATATCTCAACCCTGCGTTTACACAGATCTTCGGGTGGACACTCGAAGAACTCAAAGGAAAAAAGATCCCCTATATCCCTCCCGGTCTGGAACAGGAAACGTCAGAGAACATCAGAAAGCTGTTCCAGGAAAAAATCATTCTTCGGCAGGAAACGCAGAGGCTCACCAAGGACGGCCGGATTCTGGACGTGGTCTTCAGGGCCGCCGTCTTTTCCGAGAACAAGGATGAGCCTTCAGGAGAACTCGTTCTTCTACGGGATATCACACAGGAAAAGCGGGTTCGTCGGAACAACGAGGCCCTTCTGGAAACCAGTCTGGCCCTTCCCAAACATCCTGACCTGGATGATTTACTGGATTATATCGGCGCTAAAATCAAGGCCCTCACAGATGCTGAAGGCGCCCTGGTCATCCTGCTGGACCAGGAAACCAACGAACTCTATTTCAAATCGGCCGTCCATGATAATCAGGCCGCGGAACAGCTCCTCAAAGAGGTCCGGTTCCCGGCTCACAAGGGCATCTCCGGGAAGGTCATACGCACCGGCCAGCCGATCATCGTAGAAGATACATCAAAGAATCCTGATTTCTATGCGGTGGTGGATATACAGGCCGGTTTTGCCACCAAGAGCCTGCTGGATGTCCCCTTGAGAACCGGCGACCGCATCATCGGGGTCTTATGTGCAATGAACAAGAAGCACGGACATTTTGACGAACTGGACGTTGAGCTGTTGAATATGATATCCGGAACCGTAGCCCTCTCCATTGAAAATGCCCGGGTTTCCAAAGAGATAAAAGAGGCCTACAATGAGGTGGCCAGCCTGAACCGGGCCAAGGGAAAGGTCATCAATCATCTTTCCCATGAATTGAGAACCCCGCTGGCGGTCCTCGCCGCCTCCCTGAGTATTCTGGAAAAAAAGCTGGACTTTCTCCCACCCGAGGCCTCTCGCCCCACCATAGATCGCGCCCGGCGCAATCTGGGCCGTATACTGGATATGCAGTATCAGGTGGAAGACATCATCCGGGAACGCCATTATGATGCCCACCATATTCTCACGCTCCTGTTGGATGAGTGCTCGGATGAACTGGAAGTCCTCGTCGCAAACGAGGTTGGGGAAGGTTCTGTTGTGGAGAGAATCAGGAAACGGATTGACGAGGTCTTCCGTCCAAAGGAAGACCTGCCCAAGGAGATTGTCCCGGCTCCCTTTATTAAAGATACCCTGGGAAAAATCCGCCCTCGTTTTAAACATCGAGACATCGAGTTGAACACCTATCTTGAAACCACCAGGCCTATCTCCATTCCGGAGGATCCCCTTGAAAAACTCGTCATCGGCCTTGTCAAAAATGCCATTGAAAACACACCTGATGAAGGAAAAATCGAGATCATGTGCAGGGAAAAAGGAAATGGCGTCGAATTGATTGTCCGGGACTACGGGGTCGGGATCACCCTCGAAAACCGGAGGCGCATTTTTGAGGGCTTTTTTGTTACACAGGAAACCATGGACTATTCAACGAAGCGGGAGTTCGACTTCAATGCAGGCGGCAAGGGCGCCGACCTGTTGCGCATGAAGATCTTTTCGGAACGATATCATTTCAAGATCGATATGGCATCCGTCAGGTGCCGGTATATACCGACGGATAAGGACATCTGCCCGGGTAGAATTTCAAAGTGCGGGTTCTGCAGAAGCACGGGGGACTGCCATGAATCCGGGGGGACCACCTTCACGGTCTTTTTTCCTTTTGAATCAACCGCCGCTCATAACGAAAGCGCCCCGGAAGAGGCGTACTGACGCGATTCCGGCCGATCGACCGCTCAACCCCCGGGCAGCTTTTTTATCGTTACCCTGCCCGGAATCCAAAATCCGACTCGTGCGGGCCAGAGTAAACATCCACAAAGTTTCCCCAAGGGAGAATCGCCTAAGGGCGATGGGGATCAGAAACATGCGCGCATGGATTCCGGAGGGTGGACTTTTCTGCAAATTTCGTGAGAAGTCAGGCTTATGAAAACATGGCAAAGGTCCGGCAGGGGGCCTGTGGACACAAGGAGGTGAGAATGGGTCAGGAGGTTTTTTCCGCGATTGCCGAACGTGTTCGGTCGGAGGGGTACGCCCGCAAACTGGGGCTGAAACTGGTGGAGGTTTCCGAAGGATGCGCTGTTGTTGAGATGGTGCCGATGGAAGATGACGCCAATATCTTCGGCATGGTGCATGGGGGGGCCATCTTTTCGCTTATGGATGAGGCATTTCAGGCCTCCTGTAATTCCCACGGACGGGTGGCCGTGGCCCTTGATGTCAATCTGGTTTTCCATCATCCGGCCGAACCCGGACGAAAACTTCGGGCCGAATCAAGGGAGGTCCATCGCTCCAATAAGACGGGTGCCTATGAGATAAAGGTGACGGATGAACACAACGTGCTGATTGCCTCTTGCCAGGCCCTCGCCTACAGGAAAAGAGAGAGGTTGCCGTTCCTGGACGAATAGATGGAATCCTGGCCCATCATAATGACCTCTGAAGGGAAAAAACGGATACCTCTTGTCCCGTGTTGTTGCAGAATTTGACATTAGGGAGAGATTTGAATATATATCATTTCCAGCAATCGTTCACAGTGCAAACAGGCCATCCACGCTGGAGATACCGGATGGACAGATGGCCCCGGAATCTTAAAAGGTGCATTGAAAAAGTGAAACATCACCCTCCTATGCCGGGGGATTTCAGCGTCGGTCGCGAATCGGGAGATGGTTGGAAAGGACAAGGTGAGGATTTTGAAAAAAGAAGTCCTGATACCGGAAGCGGCCATTCAAAGGCGTGTCAGGGAAATCGCAGACCAGATATCCGATGACTACCGGGGAGATGAACCGATTCTGGTGGGGATACTGAAGGGATCGATCATCTTCATGGCCGACCTCATGAGGGCCATCCGCATCCCCGTAAAAATGGATTTTATACGGGCGGCCAGTTACGGCTCGGAAACCCAGTCCAGCGGAACGGTCCGGGTGACCAAGGATATTGAGCTGCCTGTCGAGGGAAAATCCATTATCCTGATTGAGGATATCGTGGACAGCGGATTGACCCTGACCTACGTCAAAAAGCTTCTGGAAGGCCGTGGGGCCGCATCCCTCAGGATTTGTGCGCTCATTGACAAATCCGAGCGGAGGGAGCGGGAAGTTTTGGTGGATTATTGCGGATTTCAAATCCAGGAAGGTTTTCTGGTAGGGTACGGACTTGACTGCAATGAGGAATACCGCAATCTGCCCGAGATCTGCGTGCTCAAAGAGTAGCCGGACATTTGCAGGTTCGTGGCGACCGACATCCGGCTGATCAGGGATTCGGCAATATGGATTTTGCAGGAGGTAATCATGCGCATCCAATGCGAAAACTGCCGCACCATATTCAATCTTGACGAAACCCTCTTAAACCAGGGCGGCTCAAGAGTCAGGTGCTCGCTCTGTGGCCGTATCTTCATGGCATACCCGCCTGCGCGCGAAGAGGAGGATATGGCTGAAAACGTCCTTGTCACCGCCCCCCCGCCTGAAATGGAGGCCATCGATCAACTGATACTGGTCGGTAATGAAGAAGCGCCCCGTGACGTTCTGGGAAGAGATGAGGACTTTGAGCAAGACCTTGCGAGTGTCTATAGGGACATCGGCGAACCCGGTCCCGATGCAGAGAGAAGAGAGACTGGGGCGTTCGAAGAGACAGCAGACGACAGAACAACAGGGAGGGGACGAGAGAGCGCCCCACAGGATAAGGAGATTGAGCCCCTGGGGAAGGCAGGTTCCCAAAAGAAGCCCAAAAAAGGGGGGCTGCGTACCGTTCTTCTGGCGATTCTCC
It includes:
- a CDS encoding redox-sensing transcriptional repressor Rex, whose protein sequence is MPKSEKVPKATITRLSIYYRQLELLEFDGYRVVSSEKLAWLCQVNSAQVRKDLGYFGEFGIRGVGYDVIDLQAHIKDILAINRNWNLGIVGIGKLGSALVQHHNFSARGFKCVAAFDNAPDKIGKRLPSGLKIRNIDELRDAVVELDVEIGVITTPASAAQKVADFFLDAHVNAILNFSPTRISVPECCLVENIDFTVMLDVLVCKFHHEAKGGGRN
- a CDS encoding PAS domain S-box protein; protein product: MTENLLLACDKVSSERYQAFIENISDGVYEVDTQGNFLYFNNSLCRMFGYPREEIQFQNFSKFMNEAYSNIAVETFKKLYKTGRAVSDLTWEFIDKKGEQRIVELSANQIVDDSGRVIGFRGIARDVTGRFKIQRALQESERRYKILLDFVPHPIVVFSLDGRVSYLNPAFTQIFGWTLEELKGKKIPYIPPGLEQETSENIRKLFQEKIILRQETQRLTKDGRILDVVFRAAVFSENKDEPSGELVLLRDITQEKRVRRNNEALLETSLALPKHPDLDDLLDYIGAKIKALTDAEGALVILLDQETNELYFKSAVHDNQAAEQLLKEVRFPAHKGISGKVIRTGQPIIVEDTSKNPDFYAVVDIQAGFATKSLLDVPLRTGDRIIGVLCAMNKKHGHFDELDVELLNMISGTVALSIENARVSKEIKEAYNEVASLNRAKGKVINHLSHELRTPLAVLAASLSILEKKLDFLPPEASRPTIDRARRNLGRILDMQYQVEDIIRERHYDAHHILTLLLDECSDELEVLVANEVGEGSVVERIRKRIDEVFRPKEDLPKEIVPAPFIKDTLGKIRPRFKHRDIELNTYLETTRPISIPEDPLEKLVIGLVKNAIENTPDEGKIEIMCREKGNGVELIVRDYGVGITLENRRRIFEGFFVTQETMDYSTKREFDFNAGGKGADLLRMKIFSERYHFKIDMASVRCRYIPTDKDICPGRISKCGFCRSTGDCHESGGTTFTVFFPFESTAAHNESAPEEAY
- the hpt gene encoding hypoxanthine phosphoribosyltransferase; translated protein: MVGKDKVRILKKEVLIPEAAIQRRVREIADQISDDYRGDEPILVGILKGSIIFMADLMRAIRIPVKMDFIRAASYGSETQSSGTVRVTKDIELPVEGKSIILIEDIVDSGLTLTYVKKLLEGRGAASLRICALIDKSERREREVLVDYCGFQIQEGFLVGYGLDCNEEYRNLPEICVLKE
- the rnhA gene encoding ribonuclease HI, encoding MTENKDKVVEIFTDGACSGNPGPGGYGSLLRYGDVIKEISGCASNTTNNRMEMMAVIEALRQLKRPCRITLYTDSTYVMRGMTEWIPGWIRRNWVNSQKKPVLNRDLWEEILDLSRPHQIEWKWVRGHQGHPENERCDWLARNALKKCNETSDPEMPAADSISTP
- a CDS encoding hotdog fold thioesterase, whose protein sequence is MGQEVFSAIAERVRSEGYARKLGLKLVEVSEGCAVVEMVPMEDDANIFGMVHGGAIFSLMDEAFQASCNSHGRVAVALDVNLVFHHPAEPGRKLRAESREVHRSNKTGAYEIKVTDEHNVLIASCQALAYRKRERLPFLDE